In Festucalex cinctus isolate MCC-2025b chromosome 21, RoL_Fcin_1.0, whole genome shotgun sequence, one genomic interval encodes:
- the LOC144010670 gene encoding fibrinogen-like protein 1 translates to MRRPAWAIWAFLLLLPLLSGSAAMAEEERNATVQRVGGGSQCGEYTNQATEDGMCRLAATLPQLDERRCPDMFRCTDEVSYWLHQNDERKQQVASLKETVAQVREELRNHRHRIKALELQRDDRSHVVNGTLERRLHDVEQHLAQAVSLLHLQGALILNLQNQVHNLSQLVEQAKKSPGCLVNVVRPNPLMSIQQDLHPEIHHMRNCPIDCASIFYNGVRRSGVYTVVPSLAGVPVEVYCDMDTDGGGWTVIQRRLDGSVSFDRTWREYRAGFGDLRSEFWLGNEHIHQLSGQGDYSLRIDMDDWSNKHKHALYQHFSVEDEERRYRLHVSGFSGSVRDSFGWYHDQRAFATPDGGDICAEISHGGWWYGQCFYANLNGVYYRGGRYTPKVKGHLGPDGIVWHSWRDSDFYSLRKVAMMIRPRAFRKRPSP, encoded by the exons ATGCGCCGGCCCGCTTGGGCCATCTgggccttcctcctcctcctgccgcTTCTGTCGGGTTCGGCGGCGATGGCGGAGGAGGAGCGCAACGCCACCGTGCAGCGCGTCGGCGGCGGCTCGCAGTGCGGGGAGTACACCAACCAG GCGACGGAGGACGGCATGTGCCGGCTGGCGGCCACGCTGCCGCAGCTGGACGAGCGGCGCTGCCCGGACATGTTCCGCTGCACCGACGAGGTTTCCTACTGGCTGCACCAGAACGACGAGCGCAAGCAGCAGGTGGCCTCCCTCAAGGAAACGGTGGCGCAAGTGCGCGAGGAGCTCCGGAACCACCGGCATCGCATCAAGGCCTTGGAGCTGCAG CGCGACGACAGAAGCCACGTGGTCAACGGCACCTTGGAGCGACGCTTGCACGACGTGGAGCAACACTTGGCCCAGGCCGTCAGCCTGCTGCACCTGCAGGGGGCGCTCATCCTCAACCTGCAG AACCAAGTCCACAACCTGAGCCAATTAGTGGAGCAGGCGAAGAAGAGTCCCGGCTGTTTGGTCAACGTGGTCCGGCCCAATCCGCTCATGAGTATCCAGCAGGACTTGCACCCGG AGATTCATCACATGAGGAACTGCCCCATCGACTGCGCGTCCATCTTCTACAACGGCGTGAGGCGCTCGGGCGTCTACACGGTGGTGCCGTCGCTTGCCGGCGTGCCGGTGGAGGTCTACTGCGATATGGACACCGACG GTGGCGGTTGGACGGTGATCCAGAGGCGGCTGGACGGCTCGGTGAGCTTCGACCGCACCTGGCGGGAATACCGGGCCGGTTTCGGCGACCTCCGCTCCGAGTTCTGGCTCGGCAACGAGCACATCCACCAGCTGAGCGGCCAGGGCGACTACAGCCTGCGCATCGACATGGACGACTGGAGCAACAAGCACAAGCACGCGCTCTATCAGCACTTCAG CGTGGAAGACGAGGAGCGTCGCTACCGCCTGCACGTGTCGGGCTTCAGCGGCAGCGTGCGCGACTCTTTCGGCTGGTACCACGACCAGCGCGCCTTCGCCACGCCCGACGGCGGCGACATCTGCGCCGAGATCTCCCACGGCGGATGGTGGTACGGACAGTGCTTCTACGCCAACCTCAACGGCGTCTACTACAGG GGAGGCCGCTACACGCCAAAGGTGAAAGGTCACCTGGGTCCCGACGGGATTGTCTGGCACTCGTGGAGAGACTCCGACTTTTACTCGCTGCGCAAAGTCGCCATGATGATTCGGCCGCGCGCCTTTCGAAAACGGCCGTCGCCCTGA
- the snx9b gene encoding sorting nexin-9b isoform X2, with the protein MALKAQVLYDFTAEPGNNELSVKEGETVTITNQHIGGGWIEAQNSRGEVGLVPEDYIELNKSPLPSLPAPAPAAAAPPAKVANSDLSFFDAFAPASAQQKQADSNGNDPWSTWSADHSAAASNNWPSNPEGTQTGKAPAAGDSWAGHPQAYQGPGAADDDEWDDDWDDKSAAGYGETESGDGVHMQRGGAHASMKLKFPGFSKSGPELYLLCKQIAKGKDKLPIYMGEVGPVWLYPESQLDCVVADPKKGSKMYGLKSYIEYQITANSTNRPVNHRYKHFDWLYERLLDKFGSAIPIPSLPDKQVTGRFEEEFIKMRMERLQGWMSRMCRHPVVAGSEVFQLFLTYKDEKDWKTGKRKAEKDETVGVMIFTTIEPEAADLDPLEVEHKCEQFSRFTKAMDDGVKEILTVGHEHWKRCTGPLPKEYQRIGKAFQNLSSVFTSSGYQGEETLTDAMTAAGKTYEEIAQLVAEQPKKDLHFLMETNNEYKGLLGCFPDTIGVHKAAIDKVKEGDKLVATSKISPQEKVTMAKRVSTMSYALQAEMNHFHSNRIYDYNRVMQLYLEEQVKFYETIAAKLRQAHSQFTTM; encoded by the exons CTCAACAAGTCGCCTCTGCCGTCGCTCCCCGCGccggcgccggcggcggcggcgccgccCGCCAAAGTCGCCAATTCGGACCTGTCCTTCTTTGACGCCTTTGCCCCTGCGTCCGCGCAACAAAAGCAG GCCGACAGCAATGGCAACGACCCGTGGTCGACGTGGAGCGCCGACCACTCGGCGGCCGCGTCCAACAACTGGCCGTCCAATCCGGAGGGCACCCAGACGGGCAAGGCGCCCGCCGCCGGCGACTCCTGGGCCGGACACCCGCAGGCCTACCAGGGCCCCG GAGCCGCTGACGACGACGAGTGGGACGACGACTGGGACGACAAGTCCGCCGCAGGGTACGGCGAGACGGAATCTGGGGACGGCGTCCACATGCAGCGAGGAGGCGCTCATGCCTCGATGAAACTCAA GTTTCCTGGCTTCTCAAAGTCTGGACCCGAGTTGTACCTCCTATGCAAGCAGATTGCAAAGGGCAAGGACAAGCTACCGATCTAT ATGGGAGAGGTCGGTCCGGTGTGGCTTTACCCGGAATCGCAGCTGGACTGTGTGGTGGCCGATCCCAAGAAAGGCTCCAAGATGTACGGCCTGAAAAGCTACATCGAGTACCAAATCACGGCCAAC AGCACCAACCGGCCCGTCAATCACAGATACAAGCATTTTGATTGGCTGTACGAGAGGCTCCTGGACAAATTCGGCTCGGCCATCCCCATCCCCTCCCTCCCGGACAAGCAGGTGACAG GGCGCTTTGAGGAAGAGTTCATCAAGATGCGGATGGAGCGCCTGCAGGGCTGGATGAGCAGGATGTGCAGGCACCCCGTCGTCGCCGGCAGCGAAGTCTTTCAGCTCTTCCTCACGTACAAAGATGAGAAG GACTGGAAAACGGGCAAGAGAAAAGCGGAGAAGGACGAGACGGTGGGCGTGATgatcttcaccaccatcgagcCCGAAGCGGCCGACTTGGATCCTCTGGAAGT GGAGCACAAATGCGAGCAGTTCAGCAGGTTCACCAAAGCCATGGACGACGGCGTGAAGGAAATCCTCACGGTGGGCCACGAGCACTGGAAGCGATGCACGGGCC CTCTGCCAAAGGAATACCAGCGAATCGGGAAAGCCTTCCAGAACCTGTCCTCGGTGTTCACCAGCAGCGGATACCAAG GGGAGGAAACCCTGACGGATGCCATGACGGCCGCAGGGAAGACGTATGAGGAGATCGCGCAGTTGGTAGCCGAGCAG CCCAAGAAGGACCTGCACTTCCTCATGGAGACCAACAACGAGTACAAAGGTTTGCTGGGATGCTTCCCGGACACCATCGGCGTCCATAAG GCCGCCATCGACAAAGTGAAGGAAGGCGACAAGTTGGTGGCCACCAGTAAAATTAGCCCTCAGGAAAAAGTCACCATGGCCAAACGAGTCAGCACCATGTCTTACGCGTTACAAG CTGAGATGAACCACTTCCATAGCAACCGCATCTACGACTACAACCGGGTCATGCAGCTCTACCTGGAAGAGCAAGTCAAGTTTTACGAGACG ATCGCCGCAAAGCTTCGACAAGCTCACAGTCAGTTCACCACAATGTGA